Proteins encoded by one window of Halomonas chromatireducens:
- a CDS encoding YheV family putative zinc ribbon protein, giving the protein MAVQKRFIAGAICPRCAEMDRIRAWEQNGIRYRDCVNCDFFEQAAIADDAHDELETRVNREREEQRNDTIQTVRILDPKGR; this is encoded by the coding sequence ATGGCCGTTCAGAAACGCTTTATCGCCGGCGCCATCTGCCCTCGCTGCGCCGAGATGGACCGCATCCGCGCCTGGGAGCAGAACGGCATTCGCTATCGAGACTGCGTCAACTGCGACTTCTTCGAGCAGGCCGCCATCGCGGACGATGCCCACGACGAGCTGGAAACCCGGGTCAACCGGGAGCGTGAGGAACAGCGCAACGACACCATTCAGACCGTCAGGATTCTAGATCCCAAAGGGCGCTGA
- the prlC gene encoding oligopeptidase A: protein MSHNPLLDSHDLPPFADIAPAHVAPAIEKLIAENRAAIETLVAQAEQKSPTWESLAAPLEALNDRLSRAWSPVSHLNGTMNTPELREAYQACLGQLSDYSTWLGQHEGLFRAWQGLKEGIDWNSLDEGQRRSIDNTLRDFHLAGVDLPVEKKRRYGEIKSRLSELSNTFSNQLLDATQAWHKDIDDAAQLAGLPESALATLAANAEAKNARGYRITLDFPSFYPVLTFADDASLRREVYTAFVTRASDQGPNAGEYDNAPIIEETLRLRSELAELLGFATYADYSLTTKMAESPEQAIDFLNDLARRAVPQAHKEFEELAEFARSELGITELAPWDVGYVSEKLREARHAISQEQLRPYFPAPRVVDGLFQVIERLYGVTFQEDDSAPRYHPEVRYFQILEHGQAIAGFYFDLYAREGKRGGAWMDECRVRRCREDGSLQLPVAYLTCNFTRPVGDRPALLTHDEVTTLFHEFGHGLHHMLTRQTVADISGINGVAWDAVELPSQFMENYCWEREGLALIAGHVDTGEPLPAELLERLQDARNFQSAMGLVRQLEFSLFDLRLHHELAAPTAADVQALLDDVRAAVSVVPRADFNRFQNGFSHVFAGGYAAGYYSYKWAEVLSADAWSAFEEAGIFDVETGQRFRHEILEQGGARDAAELFRAFRGREPSVEPLLRHSGIHAA, encoded by the coding sequence ATGTCCCACAATCCGCTGCTCGACTCCCACGACCTGCCACCCTTTGCCGATATTGCCCCGGCCCATGTGGCACCCGCCATCGAAAAGCTGATTGCGGAAAACCGTGCAGCCATCGAGACGCTGGTTGCACAGGCAGAGCAAAAGAGCCCGACCTGGGAAAGCCTCGCCGCTCCCCTGGAGGCCCTCAACGATCGCCTCTCCCGGGCCTGGTCGCCGGTCTCTCATCTCAATGGCACCATGAACACACCCGAGCTTCGCGAAGCGTATCAGGCCTGCCTCGGCCAGCTTTCCGACTACAGCACCTGGCTTGGCCAGCACGAAGGCTTGTTCCGGGCCTGGCAGGGGCTGAAGGAGGGCATTGACTGGAACTCGCTGGATGAAGGGCAGCGCCGCAGCATCGACAATACCCTGCGCGACTTTCATCTCGCCGGCGTCGACCTCCCTGTGGAGAAGAAGCGTCGCTACGGTGAGATCAAGTCGCGGCTCTCCGAACTATCGAACACCTTCTCCAACCAGCTGCTGGATGCCACCCAGGCATGGCACAAGGACATCGACGACGCTGCCCAGCTGGCCGGCCTGCCGGAGAGCGCCCTGGCGACGCTTGCCGCCAACGCTGAGGCCAAGAATGCGCGCGGCTATCGCATCACCCTGGACTTTCCCAGCTTCTATCCGGTGCTGACCTTCGCCGACGATGCGTCGCTGCGCCGCGAGGTCTACACGGCCTTCGTCACCCGCGCCTCCGACCAGGGACCCAACGCCGGCGAATACGACAACGCACCGATTATCGAGGAGACCCTGCGGCTGCGAAGCGAACTGGCCGAATTGCTCGGCTTTGCCACCTATGCCGACTACTCACTGACCACCAAGATGGCCGAGTCGCCAGAACAGGCGATCGATTTCCTGAACGACTTGGCCAGGCGCGCGGTGCCCCAGGCCCACAAAGAGTTCGAGGAGCTGGCTGAATTCGCCCGCAGCGAGCTGGGCATCACCGAGCTGGCTCCGTGGGATGTGGGCTATGTCAGTGAGAAGCTTCGCGAGGCTCGCCACGCCATTTCCCAGGAACAACTGCGCCCTTACTTTCCGGCTCCCCGGGTGGTGGATGGGTTGTTCCAGGTCATCGAGCGGCTCTATGGCGTCACGTTTCAGGAGGATGACTCGGCCCCGCGCTATCATCCGGAGGTACGCTATTTCCAGATCCTCGAGCATGGCCAGGCCATCGCCGGCTTCTATTTCGACCTTTACGCCCGAGAAGGCAAGCGCGGCGGCGCCTGGATGGACGAGTGCCGGGTGCGACGCTGTCGTGAAGATGGCTCCCTGCAGCTGCCAGTGGCCTACCTCACCTGCAACTTCACCCGCCCGGTGGGCGACAGGCCAGCCCTGCTGACCCATGATGAAGTCACCACCCTGTTCCACGAATTCGGGCACGGGCTGCATCATATGCTGACCCGTCAAACCGTAGCCGATATCTCCGGCATCAACGGGGTTGCATGGGACGCCGTGGAACTACCAAGCCAGTTCATGGAAAATTACTGCTGGGAACGCGAAGGGCTGGCCCTGATTGCCGGCCACGTCGACACCGGGGAGCCACTGCCGGCCGAACTGCTGGAACGCCTGCAGGATGCCAGAAACTTCCAGTCGGCCATGGGCCTGGTGCGCCAGCTCGAATTCTCCCTGTTCGACCTGCGCCTGCATCATGAGCTGGCCGCCCCCACTGCCGCCGATGTGCAGGCCTTGCTCGACGACGTGCGTGCCGCCGTCTCGGTGGTGCCCCGGGCCGATTTCAACCGTTTCCAGAACGGTTTCAGCCATGTCTTTGCCGGTGGCTACGCGGCGGGTTACTACAGCTACAAATGGGCCGAGGTGCTCTCCGCCGATGCCTGGAGCGCCTTCGAGGAAGCCGGGATCTTCGACGTCGAGACCGGCCAGCGCTTTCGCCACGAGATTCTCGAGCAGGGTGGCGCCCGGGATGCCGCCGAGCTGTTCCGGGCGTTCCGGGGCCGCGAACCCAGCGTTGAGCCGCTGCTGCGTCATAGCGGAATTCATGCCGCCTGA
- a CDS encoding sodium-dependent transporter, whose amino-acid sequence MNATLERWSTRRAFILAVTGAAVGLGNIWRFPYITGENGGAAFLVLYVAFVLLLGLPVMMAEILVGRAGRRSPMQSLGHLASAAGASSHWRWLGLFGAFTVFCILSFYSVVSGWSIEFLVASVNGSFVGRSAAEIGAGFDAFLADPRRMTFNHTLFLFMTMSVVAAGVAKGLERLNNLLMPLLYLLLLLLAGYAATTAGFRPALAWLFQPDFAMITPLVVMHAMGHAFFTLAVGACALMAYGAYMPERQSLPRAAAAVATLDVGVALLAGIAIFSVVFAQGMDPAEGPGLMFVTLPIAFAELPWGALWLSTFFLLLLLATWTSSINLAEPMVATLQGLGLGRGQSAAVIGVSVWLVGLLSVLSFSTLAEWRPLAGMNVFDLVTTIPTEIFLPVGGLLIAIFAAWVMPRAAARDALGVGEPGFRLWLGVVRWVSIPLTALVLAAGLL is encoded by the coding sequence ATGAACGCAACCCTGGAGCGCTGGAGTACCCGGCGAGCCTTTATCCTGGCGGTGACCGGTGCAGCCGTAGGGCTCGGAAATATCTGGCGTTTTCCTTATATCACGGGTGAGAACGGTGGGGCCGCATTTCTGGTGCTCTATGTGGCATTCGTGCTGCTGCTGGGGCTGCCGGTGATGATGGCCGAGATCCTGGTCGGGCGCGCTGGCCGCCGTTCGCCGATGCAGTCGCTGGGGCATCTTGCCTCAGCTGCCGGTGCCAGCAGCCACTGGCGTTGGCTGGGGCTCTTCGGCGCCTTTACGGTGTTCTGCATTCTCTCGTTCTATTCGGTGGTATCGGGCTGGTCGATCGAGTTTCTGGTGGCATCGGTCAACGGCAGCTTCGTGGGGCGCAGCGCCGCCGAGATCGGGGCTGGCTTCGACGCCTTTCTTGCCGACCCACGGCGCATGACCTTCAATCACACGCTTTTCCTCTTCATGACCATGAGTGTGGTGGCCGCCGGCGTGGCCAAGGGGCTCGAGCGGCTCAACAATCTTCTGATGCCGCTGCTTTATCTGCTCCTTCTGCTGCTGGCCGGCTATGCGGCGACCACGGCAGGATTCCGGCCGGCCCTGGCGTGGCTGTTTCAGCCCGACTTCGCAATGATAACGCCCCTCGTCGTGATGCATGCCATGGGTCACGCCTTCTTCACCCTGGCAGTGGGAGCCTGTGCATTGATGGCCTATGGTGCCTACATGCCCGAGCGGCAGAGCCTGCCCCGTGCCGCCGCCGCGGTGGCGACTCTCGATGTGGGCGTGGCTCTGCTGGCGGGTATTGCCATCTTCTCGGTGGTGTTCGCCCAGGGCATGGACCCCGCCGAGGGGCCGGGCCTGATGTTCGTGACGCTGCCGATTGCCTTCGCCGAGTTGCCCTGGGGCGCGCTCTGGTTGAGCACCTTCTTCCTGCTGCTGCTGCTGGCGACCTGGACGTCGTCGATCAACCTGGCCGAGCCGATGGTCGCCACGCTGCAGGGCCTTGGGCTCGGGCGCGGCCAATCGGCTGCGGTCATCGGCGTATCGGTGTGGCTGGTGGGGTTGCTGTCGGTACTCTCGTTTTCGACGCTGGCCGAATGGCGTCCGCTGGCGGGCATGAACGTCTTCGACCTGGTGACGACCATTCCCACCGAGATATTTCTGCCCGTGGGGGGCCTGCTGATAGCCATCTTCGCAGCTTGGGTCATGCCGAGAGCGGCCGCCCGTGATGCCCTGGGTGTCGGCGAGCCGGGCTTTCGCCTCTGGCTGGGAGTGGTACGCTGGGTTTCGATTCCGCTGACGGCCCTGGTGCTGGCTGCCGGGCTGCTATGA
- a CDS encoding gamma carbonic anhydrase family protein produces the protein MQAGNPIRSWKGVTPSLGERVYVDPSSVVLGDVVLGDDSSVWPMTVIRGDMHRIRIGARTSVQDGSVLHITHASDFNPDGFPLTIGDDVTIGHKAVLHGCTLGSRILVGMGAIVMDGAVVEDEVIIAAGALVTPGKRLESGHVYAGNPARAMRPIKESERAFFPYTAGNYVKLKDEYLAAQE, from the coding sequence ATGCAAGCAGGGAACCCTATTCGCAGCTGGAAGGGTGTGACCCCGAGTCTGGGAGAGCGGGTCTATGTGGACCCGTCCAGCGTGGTGCTGGGCGACGTGGTGCTGGGCGACGACAGTTCGGTCTGGCCCATGACGGTCATCCGTGGCGACATGCACCGCATTCGTATCGGGGCGCGCACCAGCGTCCAGGATGGCAGCGTGCTGCACATCACCCATGCCAGCGACTTCAATCCCGATGGCTTCCCGCTCACCATCGGCGATGACGTGACCATCGGCCACAAGGCGGTCCTGCACGGGTGCACGCTGGGCAGCCGCATCCTGGTAGGCATGGGGGCCATCGTCATGGATGGCGCCGTGGTCGAGGATGAGGTCATCATTGCCGCCGGGGCGCTGGTGACGCCAGGCAAGCGTCTGGAGAGCGGGCATGTGTATGCCGGCAATCCGGCCAGGGCGATGCGGCCGATCAAAGAGAGCGAACGTGCCTTCTTTCCCTATACCGCGGGCAACTACGTGAAGCTCAAGGATGAGTACCTGGCAGCACAGGAATAA
- a CDS encoding metal-dependent hydrolase, protein MADFRTHLSAAVGGGVLLAVTGWQSGLWTPAEALPLAALTAFGGILPDIDADQSHAVRLIFNTMAVLAVVIGVLLLHARLEPGALLMVCGGLYVGVRHVLSPIFKRFSVHRGIWHSLLAAVLCGLATSVAGYHFLAQEGRLAWAQGLALALGYLIHLALDELYSVDLSGARLKRSFGTALKLFDYRAPGNSLVMLLMVAGLVPWLPSWSVLGELVAQGLTLWR, encoded by the coding sequence ATGGCCGATTTTCGCACCCACCTCAGTGCCGCCGTGGGTGGCGGTGTTCTGCTGGCTGTCACCGGCTGGCAGAGTGGTCTCTGGACGCCGGCGGAAGCACTGCCGCTGGCAGCGCTGACTGCCTTCGGCGGTATCCTGCCCGATATCGATGCCGATCAATCCCATGCCGTTCGCCTGATTTTCAATACCATGGCCGTCCTGGCAGTGGTGATCGGAGTCCTGTTGCTGCACGCCCGGCTCGAGCCGGGGGCGCTGCTGATGGTCTGTGGAGGACTCTACGTCGGGGTGCGCCACGTGCTGAGCCCGATCTTCAAGCGCTTCTCCGTGCATCGCGGAATCTGGCATTCGCTGCTGGCCGCCGTGCTGTGCGGACTGGCGACCAGCGTGGCCGGCTACCACTTCCTGGCCCAGGAGGGTAGGTTGGCCTGGGCTCAGGGCCTGGCGCTGGCGCTGGGCTATCTGATCCATCTCGCGCTGGACGAGCTCTATAGCGTGGATCTCTCCGGGGCGCGACTAAAGCGCTCCTTCGGCACGGCGCTCAAGCTGTTCGACTACCGTGCTCCAGGCAACTCCCTTGTCATGTTGCTGATGGTGGCCGGCTTGGTGCCCTGGCTGCCGTCCTGGTCGGTATTGGGCGAGCTGGTCGCTCAGGGCTTGACCTTATGGCGGTAG
- a CDS encoding sigma-54-dependent transcriptional regulator, whose protein sequence is MHDPAAAPVLIVDDEPHLRITAGQTLELAGYLPEPHSSAESALEKLMPDFPGVIVSDIRMPGMDGMALLKEVRLRDPDLPVILITGHGDISTAVEAMREGAWDFLEKPFAGERLVEMVRRGVDKRRLSLENRRLKAELEAQQAAPGPRLVGRTLAIQRLASMIQRIGQVQTDVLLFGETGTGKDLVARAIHERSPRGGHPFVAINCGAVPESIIESELFGHEKGAFTGAVERRIGKFEHANGGTVFLDEIESMPLALQVKLLRVLQERCVERLGANEPVPLDIRVIAATKVDLKVAAEEGHFREDLYYRLNVVTLPIPPLRDRREDIPLLFQHFAVVAANRSGLEAPPLDTRGISALMAHDWPGNVRELRNLAERYVLLGSAFDYRLDDLLEGVETTGADLALPQQVELFEKSLISQSLASHRGRINEVCEHLGLPRKTLYDKLKKYGLKAEDYRHKVKP, encoded by the coding sequence ATGCATGACCCGGCGGCCGCACCGGTACTGATCGTCGATGATGAACCCCATTTGCGCATCACAGCCGGCCAGACCCTGGAGCTGGCCGGCTACCTGCCCGAGCCTCACTCCAGCGCGGAGAGCGCTCTGGAAAAGCTCATGCCCGATTTTCCCGGCGTCATCGTCAGTGATATACGCATGCCCGGGATGGACGGCATGGCCCTGCTGAAAGAGGTACGCCTGCGCGACCCCGACCTGCCAGTCATCCTGATCACCGGCCACGGTGACATTTCCACCGCCGTGGAGGCGATGCGGGAAGGCGCCTGGGACTTCCTGGAAAAACCCTTTGCCGGCGAGCGCCTGGTGGAGATGGTGCGCCGCGGCGTCGACAAGCGCCGCCTGAGCCTGGAGAACCGCCGGCTCAAGGCCGAGCTGGAAGCGCAGCAGGCCGCTCCAGGCCCGCGCCTGGTGGGGCGCACCCTGGCCATCCAGCGCCTGGCCTCCATGATCCAGCGTATCGGCCAGGTCCAGACAGACGTTCTGCTGTTCGGCGAAACCGGTACCGGCAAGGACCTGGTGGCTCGCGCCATCCATGAGCGCAGCCCACGCGGCGGACACCCGTTCGTCGCCATCAACTGTGGGGCGGTACCGGAAAGCATCATCGAGTCGGAACTGTTCGGTCACGAGAAGGGGGCATTCACCGGCGCCGTGGAGCGCCGTATCGGCAAGTTCGAACATGCCAACGGCGGCACCGTCTTCCTCGACGAGATCGAGTCCATGCCCCTGGCGCTGCAGGTCAAGCTGCTGCGTGTACTGCAGGAGCGCTGTGTCGAACGGCTGGGCGCCAATGAACCGGTGCCGTTGGATATCCGGGTCATTGCCGCCACCAAGGTCGACCTCAAGGTCGCCGCCGAAGAGGGCCACTTCCGCGAGGACCTCTATTACCGCCTCAATGTGGTCACCCTGCCGATTCCACCGCTGCGGGATCGTCGTGAGGACATCCCTTTGCTCTTCCAGCACTTCGCTGTGGTCGCGGCCAATCGCAGCGGCCTGGAAGCGCCCCCCCTCGACACACGCGGCATTTCGGCGCTGATGGCCCATGACTGGCCGGGCAATGTTCGCGAACTACGCAACCTGGCCGAACGCTACGTGCTGCTGGGTTCGGCCTTCGACTATCGCCTCGACGACCTGCTCGAAGGCGTAGAGACCACCGGCGCCGATCTCGCCCTGCCGCAACAGGTAGAGCTGTTCGAAAAGAGTCTTATCAGCCAGTCACTGGCCAGCCACCGAGGCCGCATCAACGAGGTCTGCGAACACCTGGGCCTGCCACGCAAGACTCTCTACGACAAGCTGAAGAAATACGGCCTCAAGGCCGAAGACTACCGCCATAAGGTCAAGCCCTGA
- a CDS encoding ATP-binding protein translates to MKGPHRPPRISRSLRRLLLLLIPLGLVIVVWQASQTAREQVLQNMVREAENELRLSASGLEGHLTRHDYLPQLLASREMVRRFLANHWNQNPMPLNLLLDQFRAIADVSDVYLLDRMGTTLAASNWHLENTFIGHNYAFRSYYQDAIEGQRGRFFGLGTQSLERGYYFSAPVWLDDTAPDAQPYGVMVIKVLLDAVEEGWAEQDAELLVTDADNIIFMASRPELQMTALYPLSEQEHQSLLATRRYADEPLSPSGIEAYEYREDGSRLVRFADGPLAEGNYLGLTRHMEELGWNMHILKPLDPVNNAQWLAALLAGGLYGVVVLAGGVGWQRLRLRRERELFAERERRTLARARDELERNVEHRTRDLVETNRLLSDEIEERRRAEESLRQTQDELIQAAKLAVLGQLAAGINHELNQPLAAIRAYAENARAFLARSRQDAADANLAQVVELTERMAEISAQLRQFSRKSGGAMTAVSVQACIDYALRLYQARLRSSEVEIIRHWTDEAIWVHADLVRLEQVLVNLIGNALQAMADTPEPKLTLAIDADDRHVRISVADNGPGIPEEHLSRIFEPFFTTKTPGSGLGLGLSISSRIIDDLGGRLNAANLTGAGALFTITLTRDGDPERSRLAQTQEPTSHA, encoded by the coding sequence TTGAAAGGTCCGCATCGCCCACCGAGAATTTCTCGCTCCCTGCGCCGACTGTTGCTGCTGCTGATACCGCTGGGCCTGGTCATCGTCGTGTGGCAGGCATCCCAGACCGCCCGCGAGCAGGTCCTGCAGAACATGGTGCGAGAGGCCGAGAATGAGCTGCGCCTCTCTGCCTCTGGCCTGGAAGGCCACCTGACGCGACATGACTATCTCCCTCAATTGCTGGCTTCACGCGAAATGGTAAGGCGATTCCTGGCCAACCACTGGAACCAGAATCCCATGCCGCTGAACCTGCTGCTAGACCAGTTCCGCGCCATCGCCGATGTCTCCGATGTCTACCTGCTGGATCGCATGGGCACGACGCTGGCGGCCAGCAACTGGCATCTGGAAAACACCTTCATTGGCCACAACTACGCCTTCCGCAGCTATTACCAGGACGCCATCGAAGGCCAGCGCGGCCGCTTCTTCGGTCTTGGCACCCAGTCACTGGAGCGAGGCTACTACTTTTCGGCCCCGGTATGGCTCGATGATACGGCCCCGGATGCCCAGCCCTATGGGGTGATGGTCATCAAGGTACTCCTCGATGCTGTCGAGGAGGGCTGGGCAGAGCAGGACGCCGAACTGCTGGTCACCGATGCGGATAACATCATCTTCATGGCCAGCCGGCCCGAACTGCAGATGACTGCGCTCTACCCTCTCTCCGAACAGGAGCACCAGTCTCTGCTTGCCACCCGGCGCTATGCTGACGAGCCGCTCTCCCCGTCGGGCATCGAGGCATACGAATACCGGGAAGACGGGAGTCGCCTGGTACGGTTCGCCGATGGCCCCCTGGCCGAAGGCAACTATCTTGGCCTGACCCGGCATATGGAGGAGCTCGGCTGGAACATGCATATCCTCAAGCCGCTCGACCCGGTAAACAATGCGCAGTGGCTGGCCGCGCTGCTTGCCGGGGGCCTCTATGGCGTGGTCGTGCTGGCCGGCGGAGTCGGCTGGCAACGTCTCAGGCTGCGTCGCGAGCGTGAGCTGTTCGCCGAACGCGAACGCCGCACCCTTGCCCGCGCCAGGGACGAACTCGAGCGCAATGTGGAACACCGCACCCGTGACCTGGTGGAAACCAACCGCCTGCTCTCCGACGAGATCGAGGAGCGCCGTCGGGCCGAGGAGAGCCTGCGCCAGACCCAGGATGAGCTGATCCAGGCGGCCAAGCTCGCCGTCCTCGGCCAGCTTGCCGCCGGTATCAACCATGAGCTCAACCAGCCACTGGCTGCCATCCGCGCCTATGCAGAGAACGCCAGGGCCTTCCTCGCCCGCAGCCGACAGGATGCCGCCGATGCCAACCTGGCTCAGGTCGTCGAGCTCACCGAACGCATGGCGGAGATCAGCGCCCAGCTGCGCCAGTTTTCGCGCAAGAGCGGCGGCGCCATGACCGCCGTTTCGGTACAGGCCTGTATTGACTATGCGCTGCGCCTCTACCAGGCACGGCTGCGCAGCAGCGAGGTGGAGATCATACGTCACTGGACTGATGAAGCGATCTGGGTCCATGCCGATCTGGTCCGCCTCGAGCAGGTGCTGGTCAACCTGATCGGCAATGCCCTGCAGGCCATGGCCGACACCCCAGAACCAAAGCTGACTCTCGCTATCGATGCCGACGACCGCCACGTGCGTATCAGCGTTGCCGACAACGGGCCGGGCATACCCGAGGAGCACCTGTCACGCATCTTCGAGCCCTTCTTCACCACCAAGACACCCGGTAGCGGACTGGGGCTAGGGCTTTCGATATCGTCACGCATCATCGACGACCTGGGGGGGCGGCTCAATGCCGCCAACCTCACTGGTGCCGGCGCCCTCTTTACCATTACCCTGACCCGTGACGGCGATCCCGAGAGATCCCGCCTCGCACAGACCCAGGAGCCAACCTCCCATGCATGA
- a CDS encoding GntR family transcriptional regulator, with product MSYHTVRQPKLADVITERLEAMILEGSLKPGQRLPPERELAERFGVSRPSLREAIQKLATRGLLTSRQGGGTFVTRELNSGYSDPLLDMLSRHQEFHLDLLEFRDAMEGISAYYAALRSTPADKAMLIKRFDELEACFAGRNPALEAKADAAFHLAIAEAGHNVLLLHTIRGIFHLLEKSIVDNLAHLFEKPQSRPLLMKQHRALLDAILEGRAEDARARAHEHLVFVEEELLEMERAETRAQRALRRAQALPEIPS from the coding sequence ATGTCCTACCATACCGTTCGCCAACCCAAACTGGCCGATGTTATCACCGAACGTCTCGAAGCCATGATTCTCGAGGGTAGCCTCAAGCCGGGGCAGCGGCTCCCGCCGGAACGGGAGCTCGCCGAGCGCTTCGGTGTCTCCCGCCCGTCGCTGCGCGAGGCCATTCAGAAACTGGCCACTCGCGGACTTTTGACCAGCCGCCAGGGTGGCGGCACCTTCGTGACCCGCGAACTCAACAGCGGCTACAGCGACCCCCTCCTGGACATGCTCTCCCGCCATCAGGAATTCCATCTGGACCTGCTGGAATTTCGCGATGCCATGGAGGGCATATCGGCCTACTATGCCGCCTTGCGCTCCACGCCAGCCGACAAGGCCATGTTGATCAAGCGATTCGACGAGCTGGAAGCCTGTTTCGCTGGCCGCAACCCGGCACTTGAAGCCAAGGCCGATGCAGCCTTCCATCTGGCGATCGCGGAAGCGGGCCACAATGTGCTGCTGCTGCATACCATTCGCGGTATCTTTCACCTGCTGGAAAAGAGCATCGTCGACAACCTGGCCCACCTGTTCGAAAAACCCCAATCTCGTCCGTTGCTGATGAAACAGCACCGTGCCCTGCTGGATGCCATACTCGAAGGCCGGGCCGAAGACGCACGAGCTCGTGCCCATGAGCATCTGGTCTTCGTCGAGGAGGAGTTGCTGGAAATGGAGCGTGCCGAGACTCGGGCCCAGCGGGCCCTGCGACGTGCCCAGGCACTACCCGAAATCCCGAGCTGA
- a CDS encoding (Fe-S)-binding protein, which yields MTPVKLYPPKSEKVYFFGTCLVDMFYPEAGLDGIRLLEREGIEVLFPEDQTCCGQPAYTSGYQSEARAVAAAQLKLFPEPWPIIVPSGSCGGMMRTHYSQLFAGTDQESLAGEVASRVYELTEYLVHVCHLQLDDRGRAETVAMHTSCSARREMGLAETGPMLLARLGQVKLVEQERAAECCGFGGTFAVRHPEVSAAMVEDKVQAIEATGASHFVSSDCGCLMNINGRFEHQKKAIQGEHIASYLWRRTS from the coding sequence ATGACGCCAGTCAAGCTCTATCCCCCCAAGTCAGAAAAGGTCTACTTCTTCGGCACCTGTCTCGTCGATATGTTCTACCCCGAAGCGGGTCTGGATGGCATTCGGCTGCTGGAGCGCGAAGGCATCGAGGTACTCTTTCCCGAAGACCAGACCTGCTGCGGACAGCCGGCCTATACCTCCGGCTACCAGAGCGAGGCTCGTGCCGTGGCGGCGGCACAGCTCAAGTTATTCCCGGAGCCCTGGCCGATCATCGTTCCTTCGGGATCCTGCGGTGGCATGATGCGGACCCATTATTCGCAGCTGTTTGCCGGCACCGATCAGGAGTCACTGGCCGGTGAGGTCGCGAGCCGGGTGTATGAGCTCACGGAATACCTGGTTCATGTCTGCCATCTCCAGCTCGACGATCGTGGTCGGGCTGAAACGGTGGCGATGCATACTTCCTGCAGTGCGCGACGAGAGATGGGGCTGGCCGAGACAGGACCGATGCTGCTGGCCAGGCTTGGCCAGGTCAAGCTGGTGGAGCAGGAGCGGGCTGCCGAATGCTGTGGTTTCGGCGGTACCTTTGCCGTTCGTCACCCCGAAGTCTCTGCCGCCATGGTGGAAGACAAGGTCCAGGCCATCGAAGCGACGGGCGCCAGCCACTTCGTCTCGTCCGACTGCGGCTGCCTGATGAACATCAACGGCCGCTTCGAACACCAGAAGAAGGCGATCCAGGGCGAGCATATCGCCAGCTACCTGTGGCGGAGAACCTCATGA